From the genome of Methanocalculus alkaliphilus:
GCATCTTCATAAGGATCTGTTGCCTGACATTCGATCCGCGGCTCCGTTTGCGGTGGGTGAGCATGACCTGAAGAAGGAGTGATGGGGGTGATCCGAACGGAGTGTATCTGGTTCTGCCCCTTCTAAAATGCACCATTGATGTATAATAATGATTATCTGTGGATGGGTTTAATATGAATTCGTAATATCATATCCCCCTCCTCCTGGAATCCCGCACCTGGCTCATTGCCGATGTCCCTAATGGGAAGTAGTGGCTCATCTGCCGGATGAGAGGAAGTGAATCGGTTGGATGGTATGGACGACGATGAGGTTGAGAGCTAATGGCCACGTATAAGGACGAATCATACTACCGGGATCTCATTCGGGAGCTCATCAGGTATGCCTATGAGCCGGAGTGGGCGGAGTTCAAGGTCAATAACCACAACCCGGAGGAGATTGGTGAGTATATCTCCGCACTTTCTAATGCCGCCGCCCTGAATGGCAAGACCCATGGCTATCTGATCTGGGGCATTGAGGATACGAGCCATGCAATCGTCGGAACGGACTTCTATCCATCCTCGAAGAAGAAGGGTAATGAGCCGGTTGAAAACTGGCTTTTACGCCTGCTAACCCCGAAGATCGATTTTCGTTTCCATGAGGTTGAGAAGGATGGGAAACATCTTGTGCTCCTGGAGATTGAAGCGGCATACCGGCACCCGGTCAGGTTCAAGTCCGGTGAGTTCATCCGGGTTGGATCGGTGAAGAAGCCGTTGAAAGATGCTCCTGATAAGGAAAGGGCTTTATGGCGTATCTTTGATGAGATCCCTTTTGAATCGGGAGTTGCTATGGATAGGATTGATGGTGCAGGAGTCCTGAAACTCCTTGACTTTTCCGCATACTTCGATCTCCTTGAGATTCCCCTCCCAACAAGCCATGATGGAATACTGGAGGCTTTGATCAGTGACAAACTCATTCGCCCATCCGATGCCGGAGGCTATACTATCACAAATCTGGGTGCGGTGCTGCTTGCGAAAAAGCTCTCACCATTTGATAAACTCTGGCGAAAGAAGCTCAGGATTATCAGGTACAATGGCACAGGAAGGATAGAGGGTGAGCGGGA
Proteins encoded in this window:
- a CDS encoding ATP-binding protein, encoding MATYKDESYYRDLIRELIRYAYEPEWAEFKVNNHNPEEIGEYISALSNAAALNGKTHGYLIWGIEDTSHAIVGTDFYPSSKKKGNEPVENWLLRLLTPKIDFRFHEVEKDGKHLVLLEIEAAYRHPVRFKSGEFIRVGSVKKPLKDAPDKERALWRIFDEIPFESGVAMDRIDGAGVLKLLDFSAYFDLLEIPLPTSHDGILEALISDKLIRPSDAGGYTITNLGAVLLAKKLSPFDKLWRKKLRIIRYNGTGRIEGEREIEIEKGYGNGFSEIMSQIRNLLPSGEVIEDGIRRTIHLYPEIAVRELVANALIHQDFYTTGTGPMVEIFSNRIEITNPGEPLVDTERFLDTPPTSRNEHLASLMRRFSLCEERGSGIDKVITQVELHHLPAPLFQVPPGFTRVVLFAPRKLSEMDKRDRIRAIYQHACLRYMNRETLVNSSVRERFGIDPKLKSSVSKYIREALDAGVIRLSNPKSSDKYRSYVPYWA